tgaGTGCAGAAGGAGCATGTGGGTATGGAGATCTGTTCAAACAAGGATATGGATTAGAAACAGCAGCCTTAAGCACAGCACTTTTCAACAATGGTGGAATTTGTGGAGCCTGTTTTGAGATAATGTGTGTAAATGATCCACAATGGTGCATACCAAATGCTGGGACTATTAAAATTACTGCCACAAATTTGTGTCCACCAAATTACTCAAAACCAGATGGGAATTGGTGCAATCCACCCCAACAACATTTTGATTTATCCATGCCTATGTTTACTAAAATTGCTATCTACAGAGCTGGAATTATACCTGTCAAATATCGCAGAATTTCGTGCTCCAAACAAGGTGGAATTAAATTTGACATTAAGGGCCATCCTTACTGGATTCTTGTGTTATTGTACAATGTTGGAGGGGCTGGAGATGTTACTAATGTCAAAATTAGAGGTTCAAAAACTAATGGATGGCTTCAAATGTCCAGAAATTGGGGCCAAAATTGGCAGACTGGAAGTAACTTGGTAGGCCAAAGTTTGTCTTTCCAAGTGACTGTTAGTGATGGCAAAACATTGGAGTTTGATAATGTTGCTG
The DNA window shown above is from Euphorbia lathyris chromosome 1, ddEupLath1.1, whole genome shotgun sequence and carries:
- the LOC136216062 gene encoding expansin-A23-like; translated protein: MTGSETMQGACGYGDLFKQGYGLETAALSTALFNNGGICGACFEIMCVNDPQWCIPNAGTIKITATNLCPPNYSKPDGNWCNPPQQHFDLSMPMFTKIAIYRAGIIPVKYRRISCSKQGGIKFDIKGHPYWILVLLYNVGGAGDVTNVKIRGSKTNGWLQMSRNWGQNWQTGSNLVGQSLSFQVTVSDGKTLEFDNVADSNWQFGNSYDGKFNF